In Nocardia sp. NBC_01327, the genomic stretch CGTAGGAAACCTGGTCGGCGAGCGTGCCGATCAGATACGGCCCGAGGAAGGTGCCCAGATCCGCGGACATCTGATACCCCGCGAGCACCGGCCCGCCCCGCACCCCCGGGCCCACGATATCCGCCACCGCGGCTTGCAGAGCCGGGGAGAACATGCCGGAGCCGATCCCCGCGATACAGGACGCCACCAGCAACCACGGGAACGTCTGCGCGAGACCCAGTCCCGCGGTCCCGATCGCGCAGATCAGCGTGCCCGCGATCAGGAAGGGCCTGCGGCCCAGCCGATCCGACCAGCGCCCCGACAGGAACAGCACCGACGCATTGCCCGCCGCGAAAACGGTCAGGGCAATACCGGCCAGCCCCGCATCCTCCTTCAACACCTCCACCACGATGAGCGGCACCAACGCCATTCGCACACCGAATACGGCCGCGCCATTGCCGAAGTTCGACCACAGCGCCGCCCGATACTGCGATTTGGCGAGCGCCTCCCGGAAGGTCATGACCGCCGTACCGCTCGCGGCCTCCGGCACCGCCAAATGCGAATTCCGCAGCGCCGCATACACGATGAAACTGGCCACCAGCAGCGCACAGCAGTAGATGATGAACGGCGCCCGCAACCCCAGGAAGGACAGCGCGCCACCGACCAGCGGCCCACTGATCGAGCCGATCAGAAAGCTGGTCGAGTACACCCCCGACACCCGCCCGCGCTCCAGCGGCGGCGAGATGCGAATCACCAGCGCCAGCGAGGACACCGTGAACATGGTGGACCCGATACCACCGAGCGACCGCAATATCAGCAGCTGCCAATAGGTCTGCGCGAAAGCGCAAGCGCCGGTGGAGATGGCCACGATGATCAGACCGGTCAGATACACCGGCCGCTCCCCCAGCCGCTGCACCAGCCGCCCGCCCAGCGGCGCGAACAGCAACCGCATCAGGGCGAAGGCGCTGACGATGAAGGAGGCCGCCGCGACTCCGACGCCGAAGCTCCGGGCGAACTGCGGCAGCGCGGGAGCGACGAGTCCGAATCCGATGGCAATGGTGAAGGCCGCCCCCACCAGTACCCAGATCTCCACCGGTAGAGGCTTGAGGCGCGGGGAGGAGGAGCCGCTACTCACCGGATAGTGCCTGTCCCACCATCTCTTCCGCGGCCGCCTGCACCTGCGCGAGATGCTCCGGCCCCTGGAATGATTCCGCGTAGATCTTGTACTTGTCCTCGGTGCCGGAGGGCCGCGCCGCGAACCAGGCGTTCTCCGTGGTGACCTTCACCCCGCCCAGCGCCGCGCCATTGCCGCGCGCGCGGGTCTGGATTCCGGTGATGGGCTCCCCGGCGATCTCGGTCGCAGTGATCATGTCCGGCGTCAACGCCGCCAGCCGCGCCTTCTGTTCCACGGTGGCCGTGGCGTCGACCCGGTTGTAAGCCGGACTGCCGTAGCGCTTCTCGAGTTCGGAGTAGCGGGTGGACGGACTCTGCCCGGTGACGGCGGTGATCTCCGCGGCCAGCAGCGAGAGCAGAATGCCGTCTTTGTCGGTGGTCCACACGGTGCCGTCCTGGCGCAGGAACGAGGCGCCCGCGCTCTCCTCACCGCCGAATGCCAGGCTGCCGCTGAACAATCCGGGCACGAACCATTTGAACCCGACCGGCACCTCGTAGACATCGCGCCCCAGCACGCTGACCACGCGATCGATCATGGACGAGGTCACCACCGTCTTGCCGATCTTGGTCAGCGCATCCCAGCCCATCCGATTGGCGATCAGGTACTCGATCGCCACGGCCAGATAGTGGTTCGGATTCATCAGGCCCGCATCGGGAGTCACGATCCCGTGCCGGTCGGCATCGGCATCATTGGCCGTGGAAATGTCGTAATCGTCGCGAATCGCGACCAGTGAGGCCATGGCGTACCGCGAAGACGGATCCATCCGAATCCGGCCGTCGGCATCGAGCGTCATGAAGCGCCAGGTCGGATCGACGAACGGATTGACCACCTCGAGTTCGAGGTCGTACCGCTGCCCGATCTCCTCCCAGTAGTCGACACTCGCCCCGCCCATGGGATCGGCGCCCAGCCGAATCCCCGCGCCGCGAATGGCATCCAGGTTGAGCACATTCGGCAGGTCGCCGATATAGCGATCGAGATAGTCGTAGCGTTCGACCTTGGTGACCAGCGCATGCGCCAGACTGGTGCGCCGCACCTCGGCGAGCCCACCGCGCAGCAGCTCGTTGGCGCGCGCGGCAATGGCATCGGTGGCGACCGTATCGGCCGGTCCGCCGTGCGGCGGATTGTATTTGAAGCCGCCGTCACGCGGCGGATTGTGCGAGGGCGTGACCACGATGCCATCGGCCTGATGCCGCGTGCCGCCGCGATTGTGGCGCAGCACGGCATGACTCAAAGCCGGTGTGGGCGTGTACCTGTCACGCGCGTCGATCATGGCGGTGACGTCATTGGCGGCGAGCACCTCGAGCGCGGTGGTCCACGCGGGCTCGGACAGCGCGTGCGTATCGCGGGCCAGATACACCGGACCGGTAATGCCGCGGGTGGCGCGATACTCCACGATGGCCTGCGTAATGGCGAGGATATGCGACTCGTTGAACGCGCAGTCGAGGCTGGAACCGCGGTGTCCGGAAGTCCCGAAGGACACCAGCTGCGAGGGATCCTCCGGATCCGGAATCCGGCTGTAGTACGCCGTCACCAGATGCGCGATGTCCTCGAGGTCTGCGGCGCGCGCCGGTCGCCCGGCTCGATCGTGCGCCATGCTCGCGGCTCCCTTCCGTATCGCCTGTGCCCGGCTGGTCATCAGCATCACGACCACACCTGCTGCCCCGGAGAGGCGTAGGTGTACTGCCGCGCAGAGGCGTGGGTGTGCTGCCTCGGCGAAGCGATCACGACGTTCGCCACCGCATAGCTGTCAACGCCCTCCTGTACCCGTCGAACCGTTGTGCAGCCGAAGGTACTGAACGGAGTCAGCATCCGGGTGCCCAGTGGGAAGACACTATCGAATCGACTGCCCACCGCGCGATCCGACGGTTGCCGGCGTCCGTCCGTCTCATTCATCGCCTGCCCCCAATCGTCGAATCGTCGCCGTATCCCCGAAGTTGCCGAGCGCAATCGCGCCCGCTTCACGGTGTGCCCATTTCCGGCCCGATCCAAGCAGTGTACGAACTTCCACGGCCGACGTGGAGAGGGTCGCGAGCCTGCCCCGCTCGACACCGCCGGCGCCGGGACCCACCAGCCTCCTCTTCAGTTTGCCAAATCGTTGCCAATCGGCGTGTTGCTGAGGCCGAACAGCACCCGGGAACTGCGAGGATAGTGCCGCTTGCCCGGTGTTGTCCCATCGGCCTCAGAGGAGAGCCAAGTTGGCGGTGCGGCAGTTGATCAGAAGCATGCTGGTCCGGAGCTGCGGCATTGCCGCAGCAGCGATCGCCGTGATGGCGACCGCTCCGGCGGCTCACGCGGGTGCGGTGTACCCGATCGCGGAACCCGACGGGTTCTACTATGCCCCAGGTAATCTCGGAGACAGCGCCCCCGGGGACGTCTTGCGCTCCCGCTTGATGCCGGCCAATCCCTGGCCCGGTGCGACGGTGTGGCAGTTGCTCTTCCACTCCACGAACTCATCCGGCGGGCCCATTGCCGCCGTCACCACCCTCATCGTGCCCGGCCCCGGCCCGCACCCCCTGGTCTCGTACCAGCCGTTCGTGAATTCGCTGGGCATGCAGTGCGCTCCGTCGCATGCGCTGTTCGACGGCGGACTCAAGGAATCGGGTGCGCTCGAATTGCTGCTGGCGCGTGGCTGGGCGGTTGCCGTCCCCGACCACCTGGGCCCGACCAGTGCCTACGGCGCGGCCCGGCTGGGCGGCCAGATCACCCTCGACGGCATTCGCGCCGCCGAACGCTTCGCCCCTGCGGGACTGGGTAATTCACCGGTCGGCATGGTCGGCTACTCCGGCGGCGCCATGGCCACCGGATTCGCCGCAGCACTGGCGCCCACCTATGCGCCCGAACTGCCCATCGTCGGTTTCGCGGACGGTGGCGTACCGGTGAATCCGGGCAAGATCGCCATCGACGTCGGCGATGTCCCGCATCCGCTGTTCGGGCTCGGCTTCGCGGTCGCGGTCGGCATGGAGCGCGAGTATCCCGACGCGCTTCCGCTCGACAATGCTTTGACCCCGGCGGGTTTCGCGATGCGGGACCGGATCGCCAATTCCTGTGTGGACGACATCATCTCGGCCGGGGCCGGGCACACCATCGGTGAGATGTTCCACCGCGGCATCGAGAACGATCCGACCCTCATCGGCGCCTTCCACGACAATGCCCTCGAGATCTACCCGGGCGTCCCCCGTGTCCCCATGTACGAATGGCACGGCGGCAATGATCAGGTGCCGCTGGATCTCGCGCTCAATACGGCGGGGCGCTATTGCGCGGCAGGCACTCCGGTGCAGTTCGACATCATTCCGGGCGCCGATCACGGCACGGCGATCTTCCCCGGCGCGGTCAAGGCCGTCAGCTATCTGTCGGATCGGTTCGCGGGTGTGCCGCCGCCGTCCAACTGCCGCTGACGATTCGGCACCGGCTCAGCTGTAAACACCGCAGCCCCACTCATTTCTATGAGTGGGGCTGCGGTGGTCCTCGGCCCGGAATGCACCGCACCCCACCCGCGCGAGCGGATGGGGTGCAGGTTTTCCAGGCAAATCTCAGTGTGCCAGAACGGGTTCGCCCTCGGAGGGGACCGGAACCTTGTTCGGCATGATGAGTCCGGTGACCACCGCACCCACCACGAAGATCGCGGCAGCCCACCAGAACGCGGTGGTGTAGCTCTGCACCGCGGCCTCGGCCAGCGCCGCCGGCGACGCGCCATGGTCGGACACGTAGTTCCCGAGGGCCGTGGCGGCCAGCGTGCTCAGCAGCGCGGTACCGATGGAACCGCCGACCTGCTGGCTGGTGTTCACCATGGCCGAGGCGACACCGGCGTCTTCGTGCTCCACCCCGGAGGTGGCGCCGATGAACGCGGTCGACATCGCGGTACCGAGGCCGACACCCATCAGGATGAGGCTGGGCAGGATGTGGCTGGCGTACGCGGTGTCCACGCCGATCCGGGTCAGCAGCGCCATACCCAGTGCGGCGAGCAGGAATCCGGTCACGACGGTCACCCGCGGGCCGACCCTCGGCACCAGCAGCGACGGCACGGTCGTGGAGGACACCACCATGCCCGCGACCATCGGCAGGAAGGCCACGCCGGTCATGATCGGCGAGAAGCCCAGCGACTGCTGCATGTAGTAGGTCAGGAACAGGAACATCGCGAACATGCCGATGCCGATGGAGAACACGGTCAGGTAGGACGCGGCCCGGGTGCGATCGAGGATCACGCGCAGCGGCAGCAGCGGATGTGCGACCCGCGTTTCCAGCCAGACGAACACCGCGAGCAGCACCACGCCGCCGATGAGGAAGGACAGCGTCGTCGAGTTGGCCCAGCCGTCGGTCTCGGCCTTGGAGAAGCCGTACACGATGGCGAACAGCGCGGCGCTCACCGAGAGCGTGCCGGGCAGATCCAGCTTCGGACGCTGGGTGGCGGTGTGCTTGGCGAGCAGCATGACCGCACCGACCAGTGCGATGGCGGCGAAGACCAGGTTCACGTACATGACCCAGCGCCACGAGGCCCATTCGGTCAGCGCGCCGCCGAGCAGCAGTCCGAGAGCGCCGCCGGCGCCCGCGATGGCGCCGAAGATGCCGAACGCCTTGGCGCGTTCCTTGGGCTCGGTGAAGGTCACGGTCAGCAGTGACAGTGCGGCGGGGGCGAGCAGTGCGCCGAAGACGCCCTGCGCCACGCGAGCGCCGACCAGCACCTCGAAGCTACCGGCGGCACCGCCGATGGCCGAAGCGCCGGCGAAGCCGATCAGACCCACGATGAAGGTGGTCCGGCGGCCGAAGAGATCGGAGAGTCGTCCGCCGAGCAGCAGCAGGCTGCCGAAGGCGAGCGCATAGCCGGTGACCACCCATTGCCGGTCACCGTTGGAGAAGTGCAGGTCGGCCTGTGCGGCCGGGAGTGCGATGTTCACGACGGTCGCGTCGAGCACCACCATCAGCTGCGCCACGCCGAGTACGGCGAGCACCCACCAGCGCAGGGCATGCGAGCCACGGCGACCGTCTCCGGTCGTCGGCGCGGCCACTGCCTTCTCTTTCTCGAGAGCTGTCGTCATGGTCGTTTTCCTTGTCCCCTAGGATTAGCGGAGAGGCCGTCTCCGTTTACCGGTTAAAGCTATCATCTAAACGGAGATATACCCTCCGGATAATCCCGGCCCCTGTTAGGATTACGGTGTGAATCACGTCACCACCGCGCCCCCACCGCGCCGTTTGCGCGCGGACGCCGCGCGCAATCAGCAACGCATCATCGCGGCCGCACGCGAACTCTTCGCCGATCGCGGGCTCGAGGTCACCCTGGACGATGTGGCCGAAAGAGCGGGCGTCGGCGTCGGCACCGTCTACCGCCGGTTCGCGAACAAGCAGGAACTCATCCTGGAAGTGTTCGACGCCATGGTCACCGAGCTGGCCGCCGCGGTCGAGCTCGCCCTGCACCACCCCGACCCGTGGCAGGGCCTGGTGGAACTGTTCGAGTACTCCTGCCGTCATATGGCACTCAACCGCGGCTTCGGCGAGGTCGTGCTGGAGATGCACGACAGTATGGACCGTTTCGTCTGCATGAAGGAGCGCGTCCAGCCCGGCATGCAGGCCGTCATCCGCCGCGCCAAGGAGGCGGGCGCACTGCACCCCAGCGTCGAGGCGGGCGATTTCTTCGCCATGGTGAACATGGTCGACGGTGTGGCCGGCTTCGCCCGTTCGGTCAATACCGATGTGTGGCAGCGCTATATGACCATCGTCCTCAACGGCGTCCGGGGCGACGGCGTCCCGCGCCTGCCCCTCACCCAGCGCGCACTGACCGACAGCGAGGTCGAACGCGCCAAAGAAGCGATGTGCACTAGCCGCAAACGGTAGCGCTTCTCACACCTGTCGGTTTAAAGTTGGTCGCATGACCAACTCTTGGGCGAACTGGGCCGGGGATCAGGGCTGTTCTCCGGCGTCCATCGCCGACCCGGGCACGCCCGAGGAAGTCGCCGCGGTGCTGGCACGCGCCGAGGCAGCCGGGCATACCGTGCGCGTCGCCGGATCGGGGCATTCCTTCACCGATACCGTGCTGACCGACGGCACGCTCATGCGCCTGAACAAGCTCGACAAAATTCTGTCGGTGGATCGGACTGCCGGGCTGGTGCGCGTCGAAGCCGGCGCCACGCTGAACGCCGTCAGCAATGCGCTGCATCCGATGGGGCTGGCGTTCCCCAATCTCGGTGATATCGATGTGCAGTCCGTCGCGGGCGCGACCGCCACCGGCACCCACGGCACCGGGGCGAAGCTGCAGAATCTTTCCGCCGCACTGCAATCGGTGGAGCTCATGCTCGCCGACGGCAGCCGGGTCGAGCTCAACGATCAGACCGATCCGGACGGCTGGCGCGCGGCGCGCGTGAATGTGGGCGCGCTCGGCGTGGTCACCGCCGTCACCCTGCAAATGGTGCCGTCCTTCGTGCTCGAAGGGGTGGAAAGACCGGTGCCCGTCGAGGAGGTCCTCGAGGACCTCGACACCTATGTCGACGGCAATGAGCACTTCGAGTTCTATATGTTCGCGCACAGCCCGCTGGCAATGACCAAGCGCAACAATCGGGTCCAGCTGCCGGAGCAGCCGCGCGGCAAGGCCGTCGACTGGTTCTCCGACATCCTGATCTCCAACTACACCTTCGACGCGCTGTGCAAGCTCACCCGGCGCAATTCGAGTCTCATTCCCTACGTGCAACGCGCCGCGGCCTTCGCGGGCAGTTACCGCCGCCAGGTGGAGCGTTCCTACCGAGTCTTCGCGACCACCAGGCTCTTCCGCTTCACCGAGATGGAGTACGCCATCCCGCGCGAGCACTCCGTCGACGCGATTCGCGAGATCAAGGATGTCGCCAAGCATTTCGACACCGTCATGCCGATCGAGGTGCGGTGGGTCGCGCCCGATGACGCCTTCCTGTCCCCCGCCGGTGGCCGCGACACCTGCTATATCGCGGTGCATCAGTACCAGGGCATGGACTACGAACCGTATTTCCGCGCCTGTGAGCGCGTTTTCGATCGCTACAACGGCCGCCCGCACTGGGGTAAGCGGCACTTCCAGACCGCCGAGACGCTGAGTCAGCGGTATCCGGAGTGGGAAAAGTTCGCCGATGTCCGCAAGCGCTTCGACCCGCAGGGCCGATTCACGAATGCCTACATCGAGCGCGTGCTGGGCCCTATCGGCTGAGTTATGATCGGTTGCTGAAAGATCGCTGAACGTAGCGATTCTGCTCGTCGAACTGTCCTGGATGTACGCCCGACCCGGGCGTGACCACACGTAGGAGGTTTCGATGTCTGATTTCAACGACAAGATCAATGATGCGACCGATCAGGCTAGGGACGCCGCGAAAGATGCCGCGGACAAGGCCGAGGGCATGGGCGATCAGATGAAGGACCGCCTCGAGCACGCGGGCGAGGACGTCAAGGAGAAGGTCGGCGGCTTCGTCGACAAGATGAAGGAAAAGCTCGGCGGCTCGAAGTAGCGGGCCGCCATGCCGACACCTGACGAACTCGGCGATTCCGCCGAGGGTCTGGCCGATAAGGCCGGAGTCGCCGCCGGGCAACTCGCCGAAAGGGCCAGCGGCGCGGCCGCCGAGCTCGCCGACCGGGCCAGCACCGCGGCGGCCGACCTCGCCGATATGGCGAAGGCGTTCGCCGACAAGCTCAATACCGAGGATATGCAGGGCACCCTCGAACAGGTGCGCGCCAACCTCGAGCATGCGGCGCAGGACGTCATGGCGGCGGTCAACGAGATCGTCACCGCCATGAAGGACAGGGTCAGCGGTAAGTAGTCGAGACAACCCCGATCCCGGGCTGCGGCCGGGGTCGGGGTTTTCCGCATCGGAGCCCGATCCCCCGAACTCGACAGAGGACACTCCACGTGAGCGCACCGAGCAAACCCTCCGGCTCGACTCCGATCCATTCACGAGCAGCAGTGGCGCCCAGGGTGTTCTGGCCGTCGGCCCTCGTGGTCACGGCATTCACGGTGTACGCCATCGTCTTTCGCGATACCGCCGCCCGGCAGGCGAAAGCGCTGCAGGACAATGTGATCGGCGGATTCGGCTGGTACTACATCGTCCTCGTCTCGCTGTTCGTGGTCTTCGCGATCTGGCTGGGCGTGGGACGCTTCGGTGGCATCCCGCTCGGCCCGGACGGCGAGCAGGCCGAATACTCCATCGGCGCTTGGCTTTCCATGCTCTTCGCCGCGGGAATGGGCATCGGCCTGGTGTTCTGGGGCGTGGCCGAACCGCTGTTCCACTACGACGATCCGCGGCCCGGCGTCGGGCCCTCGCCCGCGCAGCGCGCCGACTCCGCCATGGTGCAGACCTTCCTGCACTGGGGAATCCACCCCTGGGCGATCTATGTGGTGGTCGGGCTGGCGCTCGCGTATTCGATGCATCGCAAGGGACATCCGGTCTCCATCCGCTGGTCGCTCGAGTCCCTGCTGGGCGACCGGATTCGCGGCTGGTCCGGCGATGTCATCGATATCGTGGCGGTCATCGGCACCGTCTTCGGTGTGGCCACCTCGCTGGGGCTGGGCATTCTGCAGATCTCGGCGGGCCTCAATTATCAAGGCTGGCTGCACGAGCCGGGCAAGGGCCTGCAGGTGGTGCTGATCATCGTGGTCACCGCGCTGGCGACCGTGTCGGTGGTGACGGGTGTGGACAAGGGCATCAAGCTGCTGTCCCAGGCGAATATGGGTGTGGCCGGATTGCTGCTGCTGTACGTGCTGGTGGCCGGGCCGACGCTGTTCATCGTCAATGACCTGGTGCAGAATTTCGGCTCCTATATCCAGTCGCTGCCCAAGATCAGCCTGTACACCGGCGCGACCGAGGGCCCGAGCGGTACCGCGTGGACCCAGCAGTGGACGGTCTTCTACTGGGGCTGGTGGATCTCCTGGGCGCCGTTTGTCGGCGTCTTCATCGCGCGCATCTCACGCGGCCGCACCGTGCGCGAATTCGTGGCCGGGGTGCTGCTGGTGCCGACGCTGCTGACCTTCGTCTGGTTCGCGGTGTTCGGCGGGGCGGGCCTGCATCGGGAAATGTTCGGCGGCGGTGGACTTGTCGGGCCGGACGGGCCGGACCGCGACAGCGCCCTGTTCGCCATGCTGAATACGCTGCCGGGCGGCAGCATCACCGCGGGGCTGGCCATTCTGGTGATCGTGCTGTTCTTCGTCACCTCGGCCGACTCCGGAGCGCTGGTGGTGAACATGCTGTCCTCGGGCGGCAATCCGAATCCGCCGATCTGGAGCCGGGTGTTCTGGACCTGCGCGCAGGGTGCGGTAGCTATTGCGTTGCTACTTGCCAGTGGAACCGGCATTGCCGCACTCACGACACTGCAGACCGTGGCAATCCTGATCGCACTGCCGTTCAGTGTGGTCATGGTGGCCATGTGCTGGGCACTGGTCCGTACCTTCCGGGGCGAGCAGAGTCCGGCACGCCCGGACTGATCACAAACTGACCAGGATGTGACGGTGACCAATCGGGGCGTGCCATGTTCCGAAGGCGGAACCGGCACCCCCTAGACTTCGGCGCAGAAGATTACGGATTCGTCACGGATTGGATTTCCTGCGTCATGCTCAAGGGCTTCAAGAATTTCCTGATGAGGGGCAATGTCATCGATCTGGCGGTCGCGGTGGTCATGGGTACCGCCTTCACCGCCATCGTCACTTCGGTGACAAAAGGGCTGGTAGAGCCACTGCTGGCCACGGCGGGAGGTAATAGCGAATTCGGCCTGGGCTTCCAGATCCTGGCGAACAAGCCCTCGACCTTCGTGGCGCTCGGGCCGATCATCAGCGCCGGCATCAATTTCGTGACGGTCGCGGCGGTGCTCTACTTCGTACTGATCCTGCCGATGACGCATCTCAAGTCGCGGCTCGTCAAGCCGACCGTCAAGGCCGACCCCACCGAGCTGGAACTGCTCGCGGAGATCCGCGATCTGCTCGCCACGCAGCGGTCCGAGAAGACCGACGAGCTCGACAACCGGTAGCAGCGTTTTCCGCCGCCTCCCAGGAACGGCGATAGGGTGCTTGCCAGAGCATTGCTGGCACATCGTGAGTACCTATCGGAGGAGGCGGGAACGTGGGTCGCATCCCACCCCGGCAGTTATCGCAGGACCTGCCCGACAGCAGTCGTGCTCCGCTTCCCGGTCGCTGGGCGATGCTCGCGGTGCTGTGCGCGAGCCTGCTGCTCGTCGCCATGGACGCCACGATCCTGAATGTGGCGCTGCCGTCGCTGATCGACCATATGGATCCCAGTCCCATGCAGCAGCTGTGGATCGTCGATCTCTACGGCCTGGTGCTGGGCGGTCTGCTCATCACCTGCGGTGCGATCGGTGATCGATTCGGCCGCAAGCGCCTGTTCATCGCCGGCTTCCTGCTGTTCGGCCTGGCCTCGGTGGTCGCCGCCACCTCGCATACGCCCATGCAGCTGATCGCCGGGCGCGCGCTGCTCGGCGTCGGCGGCGCCATGGTGATGCCGTCCACGCTCTCGATCATTCGCACAATCTTCACCGACGATCACGAGCGCACCCAGGCCATCGGCATCTGGGCCTCGGTGGCGGGCGCGGGAGCGGCCGTCGGGCCACTGGTCGGCGGGCATCTGGTGCAGTCCTTCGGCTGGTCCGCGGCCTTCTGGCTGAATGTGCCGGTGGTGGTGTTCACCGTGGTGGCCGGACTGTGGCTGCTGCCGGAATACCGTGCGCCGCAACAGGGTCGGCTGGACTGGTTCAGCGCGGCGCTCTCGGTGCTCGGCATCGTCGCGCTGGCGTGGGGCATCAAGCATGTGGCCAAGGGCAATCCGGCGCCGGTCGATCTCGTGATCCTGGTCGCCGCGCTGCTGCTGCTGGGGTTGTTCACCTACCGGCAACTGAGGTGTCCCGATCCGCTGCTGGATGTGCGGCTGTTCC encodes the following:
- a CDS encoding MFS transporter, which produces MGRIPPRQLSQDLPDSSRAPLPGRWAMLAVLCASLLLVAMDATILNVALPSLIDHMDPSPMQQLWIVDLYGLVLGGLLITCGAIGDRFGRKRLFIAGFLLFGLASVVAATSHTPMQLIAGRALLGVGGAMVMPSTLSIIRTIFTDDHERTQAIGIWASVAGAGAAVGPLVGGHLVQSFGWSAAFWLNVPVVVFTVVAGLWLLPEYRAPQQGRLDWFSAALSVLGIVALAWGIKHVAKGNPAPVDLVILVAALLLLGLFTYRQLRCPDPLLDVRLFRNRAFTAAALATLLAMLAIGAALFLISLWLQYIHGFTPSEAGLRTLPAAVAMLLGSLSTPWLLQRIGVRALMGFALGAVAVGFAVLAAVPDTTYPLVALVLFTLGLGDGLAITTAAAVLVSAVPPERAGMAGAVEETNYELGIGLGVALLGSIHGRLFVSHMTDLPLHGEQLDTARGSVGGAAYVADQVGGPAGAHILDIAQHAYDSALTTTSWISAAMVGAVAVLTVVLVPRGFTATSAH